In one window of Episyrphus balteatus chromosome 3, idEpiBalt1.1, whole genome shotgun sequence DNA:
- the LOC129913883 gene encoding protein FAM50 homolog, with amino-acid sequence MAHYKGAASEAGRAMQLMKKREIAQQEIEFRKKKIEEDLKISNIENKFASHYDAVEQQLKTSTIGLVTLDEMKAKQEDIVREREKKLAQKKDEKEREKLRALEAIQAEKNKQKRQIQALSFTLDEDEAEEEDEDIKPLEIKPIKKWRTEEQSDEPQKKKICKNPDVDTSFLPDREREERENRLREELRQEWVAQQAALKDQEITITFSYWDGSGHRRSATMKKGNSIYQFLQKCLEVLRKEFNELKTVMADQLMYVKEDLILPHHYTFYDFIVTKARGKSGPLFQFDVHDDVRMISDATVEKEESHAGKVLLRSWYERNKHIFPASRWEPYDPTKTYDKYTIKDKNNKK; translated from the coding sequence aTGGCTCACTACAAAGGTGCAGCCAGCGAAGCTGGCCGTGCTATGCAATTGATGAAAAAACGTGAAATTGCCCAACAAGAAATTGAATTCcgtaagaaaaaaatcgaagaagatttaaaaatttccaacatCGAAAATAAATTTGCCAGCCACTACGATGCTGTGGAACAACAACTTAAGACCTCAACCATTGGTTTGGTCACTTTGGATGAAATGAAAGCAAAGCAAGAAGATATTGTTAGAGaacgtgaaaaaaaattagctcaaaAGAAAGACGAAAAAGAAAGGGAAAAGTTGAGGGCTCTTGAAGCTATTCaagctgaaaaaaataaacaaaaaagacaaaTTCAAGCATTGTCATTTACTTTAGATGAAGATGAAGCTGAAGAAGAGGATGAGGACATAAAACCTCTTGAAATTAAGCCAATTAAGAAATGGCGAACTGAGGAACAATCCGATGAACCGCAGAAGAAGAAAATCTGCAAAAATCCCGACGTAGACACTTCATTCCTTCCCGATCGGGAGCGTGAAGAACGAGAGAATCGTCTTCGTGAAGAACTACGTCAGGAATGGGTCGCCCAACAGGCTGCTTTGAAAGACCAAGAAATCACAATAACCTTCAGTTATTGGGACGGTTCTGGCCATCGTCGAAGTGCGACAATGAAAAAAGGCAATTCCATTTATCAATTCTTGCAAAAATGTTTGGAAGTTTTGCGTAAAGAATTCAATGAATTGAAAACTGTTATGGCTGATCAATTGATGTATGTTAAAGAGGATTTGATTCTCCCTCATCATTAtactttttatgattttattgtaACAAAAGCGAGAGGTAAAAGTGGACCATTGTTTCAATTTGATGTTCATGATGATGTTAGGATGATTAGCGATGCAACGGTGGAGAAAGAGGAATCACATGCTGGTAAGGTTTTGTTGAGGAGTTGGTATGAGAGGAATAAGCATATCTTTCCGGCTAGTCGATGGGAGCCGTATGATCCGACAAAGACTTATGATAAGTATACTATTAAAgataagaataataaaaaataa